The Abditibacteriaceae bacterium genome includes a region encoding these proteins:
- a CDS encoding Do family serine endopeptidase — MNQNKSVRGTRAAVLGVGAIALAGGYALRGVNVTAQNTGTPVVQTSATRDAVAIQGAFAAVSDAIEPAVVTITTTGNAQRTPAGGTTPRRPNPFGGPGAPGGGAPGEDPFEEFFRRFQRDFGVQPNSATKEQLRQQWLHKLQADRGGGGLGSGMIIRQDGVIITNAHVVGDSDTVTVRLGDEREFKKAKVLGRDERTDIAVVKIEATNLPTVKLGDSSAVRVGDWAIAVGNPFGLEHTVTVGVISAKAREVPLNRRSPGDYLQTDASINPGNSGGPLCDIEGRVIGVNNAIYSQSGGNVGIGFAIPINTAKDIAERLIKNGKITRGYLGVGIEDVDDAVINQFDLPRGTKGVLVRSVDKNTPGERAGLQAGDVVLSFNGTAVAKSTELQRMVGNAPVGSTAQLRVLRDGQTIVLNARLDELKSEGDTPETTPQRTTPDNEDTGTAGPMGLKLQSLTPATAKQFGVEGSRGVLVTGVGENSAAAAAGLQRGDVIERVGQRVVTTPAEAKAAIDRIINRQTEDTKSVALLVNRKGTRNYVSVTQQ, encoded by the coding sequence ATGAACCAGAATAAATCGGTGCGCGGAACGCGCGCAGCAGTCTTGGGCGTAGGCGCAATCGCGTTGGCCGGAGGCTATGCGCTACGCGGTGTCAACGTCACCGCACAGAATACCGGAACTCCTGTCGTGCAGACTTCTGCCACGCGCGACGCTGTTGCGATTCAGGGCGCTTTTGCTGCCGTCAGCGACGCGATTGAACCCGCAGTTGTCACAATTACTACGACGGGAAATGCCCAGCGCACTCCTGCCGGTGGAACCACACCACGTCGTCCGAATCCGTTTGGCGGCCCCGGCGCACCCGGTGGCGGCGCTCCCGGCGAAGACCCATTTGAAGAATTCTTCCGTCGCTTTCAGCGCGACTTCGGTGTCCAACCAAACTCGGCCACCAAAGAACAGCTACGCCAGCAGTGGCTGCACAAGCTTCAGGCAGATCGCGGCGGCGGCGGCTTGGGTTCGGGCATGATTATTCGCCAAGATGGCGTGATCATTACCAACGCGCACGTTGTTGGCGATTCCGACACCGTCACAGTGCGACTCGGCGACGAGCGTGAATTCAAGAAGGCTAAAGTCCTTGGCCGCGACGAGCGCACCGACATCGCTGTCGTCAAAATCGAAGCGACCAATCTGCCTACCGTAAAGCTGGGCGATTCGAGCGCGGTTCGCGTTGGCGACTGGGCGATTGCCGTTGGCAACCCCTTCGGCCTTGAACATACGGTAACCGTCGGCGTGATTTCGGCGAAAGCGCGTGAAGTCCCGCTCAACCGTCGCAGCCCCGGCGATTACTTGCAGACTGACGCTAGCATTAACCCCGGCAACAGTGGCGGCCCGCTGTGCGACATCGAAGGTCGCGTTATCGGCGTTAACAACGCGATTTACTCGCAGAGCGGCGGCAACGTCGGCATCGGCTTCGCGATTCCGATTAACACCGCCAAAGACATCGCCGAACGCCTGATTAAGAACGGCAAAATCACGCGCGGATATCTCGGCGTTGGCATCGAAGACGTCGATGACGCTGTTATCAACCAATTCGACTTACCACGCGGCACCAAGGGTGTTCTCGTCCGCAGCGTCGATAAGAACACGCCGGGCGAACGCGCCGGTCTGCAAGCGGGCGACGTTGTCCTTTCGTTCAACGGCACCGCCGTTGCGAAATCGACCGAATTGCAGCGCATGGTTGGCAACGCGCCCGTTGGTTCGACAGCTCAGTTGCGCGTCTTGCGCGACGGCCAGACGATTGTTCTCAATGCCCGTCTGGACGAACTGAAGAGCGAAGGTGACACGCCGGAAACAACGCCACAGCGCACCACGCCGGATAACGAAGACACCGGGACCGCCGGCCCGATGGGCTTGAAGCTGCAAAGCCTCACGCCCGCAACGGCCAAGCAGTTCGGCGTCGAAGGTTCGCGCGGCGTTCTGGTGACCGGTGTTGGCGAAAACTCAGCAGCAGCAGCAGCAGGTCTGCAACGCGGCGACGTTATCGAGCGCGTTGGACAGCGCGTCGTGACAACACCGGCGGAAGCCAAAGCTGCTATCGATCGCATTATCAACCGCCAGACCGAGGACACCAAAAGCGTTGCGCTTCTGGTGAATCGCAAAGGCACGCGCAACTACGTTTCGGTGACGCAGCAGTAA
- the lpdA gene encoding dihydrolipoyl dehydrogenase, with amino-acid sequence MESFDILIIGGGPGGYPAAIRAAQLGKKVACIEKESQLGGTCVRVGCIPSKALLESSERFLAAQHELQTHGVLVDNVRADVPTMQKRKDSIVKSNTAGVEFLFKKNKIKRYLGTATFVSPTRVRIGDEEIEAAKIIIATGSRSAPLRGVEVDGERVVTSTEALSFPEVPKHLVIIGAGYIGLELGSVWRRLGAEVTVLEFLPKILPGMDSDVANEAFKIFKKQGLKFQLGTRVTAARKDGNEAVVEIEGGEPIRADRVLLSVGRIPNTEGLGLEASGVALDERGRIVIDKDFATNVPNIYAIGDVVAGPMLAHKATEEGIACVEKIVTGYGHVNYDTIPGIAYTEPEIAGVGATEDALKERGAKYRKGVFPFSASGRARCIGHTDGFVKVLADEETDRVLGVHIIGPRAGDLIAEAVAAMEFGASSEDIARTCHAHPTLSEALHEAALAVDGRALHI; translated from the coding sequence ATGGAATCTTTTGACATTCTCATTATTGGCGGTGGGCCGGGCGGTTATCCGGCAGCGATTCGCGCGGCGCAATTGGGCAAAAAAGTCGCGTGTATCGAAAAAGAATCGCAATTGGGCGGCACCTGCGTGCGTGTTGGTTGCATTCCCTCCAAAGCATTGCTTGAATCGAGCGAACGTTTTCTGGCCGCGCAGCACGAACTGCAAACGCATGGCGTTCTAGTCGATAATGTGCGCGCCGATGTGCCAACGATGCAGAAGCGCAAAGACAGCATCGTAAAATCGAACACGGCGGGCGTCGAGTTCCTTTTCAAGAAAAATAAGATTAAGCGCTATTTAGGAACGGCAACATTCGTTTCGCCAACGCGCGTCCGGATTGGTGACGAAGAAATCGAAGCCGCGAAAATCATCATCGCCACCGGTAGCCGTAGTGCGCCGCTGCGCGGCGTCGAAGTAGATGGCGAGCGCGTCGTCACCTCGACTGAAGCCCTTTCGTTCCCAGAAGTCCCGAAACATCTGGTCATTATTGGCGCGGGTTACATCGGCTTGGAATTGGGTTCGGTGTGGCGTCGTCTGGGTGCAGAAGTGACGGTTCTCGAATTTCTGCCGAAGATTTTGCCCGGCATGGATTCCGACGTCGCGAACGAAGCCTTCAAGATTTTCAAGAAGCAGGGATTGAAATTCCAACTGGGAACCAGAGTCACGGCTGCACGAAAGGATGGCAACGAAGCCGTTGTCGAAATCGAAGGCGGCGAGCCGATTCGCGCCGACCGCGTTTTGCTTTCGGTTGGGCGCATTCCGAATACTGAAGGCTTGGGATTGGAAGCCTCTGGTGTTGCGCTCGATGAACGTGGGCGCATCGTTATCGACAAAGATTTTGCCACCAACGTACCGAACATTTACGCAATTGGCGATGTCGTCGCCGGGCCGATGCTGGCGCACAAAGCGACCGAAGAGGGTATTGCGTGCGTCGAGAAAATCGTCACCGGCTACGGGCACGTCAATTACGACACGATTCCGGGCATCGCCTACACTGAGCCGGAAATCGCGGGCGTTGGGGCAACCGAAGACGCGCTCAAAGAACGCGGCGCGAAATATCGCAAAGGCGTGTTTCCATTTTCCGCAAGTGGTCGAGCGCGCTGCATCGGCCACACCGATGGTTTTGTAAAAGTGCTCGCCGATGAAGAAACCGACCGCGTTTTGGGCGTGCATATTATCGGGCCGCGCGCTGGAGACTTAATCGCGGAAGCCGTTGCCGCGATGGAATTCGGCGCGTCAAGCGAAGACATCGCGCGCACCTGCCACGCGCATCCGACGCTGTCAGAGGCATTGCACGAAGCCGCTCTTGCCGTCGATGGCCGCGCACTTCATATTTAA
- a CDS encoding lipoate--protein ligase family protein — protein sequence MQFLDWTFDSTEENLALEEALLEACDAGGPEVLRVWTPRERSVVVGYAQSVEKEVLAENCDSDNVPILRRITGGGTVLHGTGTLCYALILRTAREEIASVSAANSWIMQQQANAVGHAVNRQVEVQGYTDLALQGRKFSGNAQRRKAKAILFHGTFLLDFDLNQLDRYLRFPSRQPEYRAHRNHADFLTSLRVDSRTLIASLRIIWNASDEFTEQIPQSRVAELVRERYSQREWNRRL from the coding sequence ATGCAATTTCTCGATTGGACTTTCGATTCGACAGAAGAAAATCTCGCCCTCGAAGAAGCCTTGCTCGAAGCATGCGACGCGGGCGGGCCAGAAGTTCTACGCGTTTGGACGCCGCGCGAACGGAGTGTTGTCGTCGGCTACGCGCAAAGTGTCGAAAAAGAAGTGCTTGCCGAAAATTGTGACTCCGATAATGTTCCGATTTTGCGGCGCATTACAGGTGGAGGAACCGTTTTACACGGAACCGGAACCCTCTGCTACGCACTTATTTTGCGAACTGCGCGTGAAGAAATTGCTTCGGTAAGCGCGGCCAACTCCTGGATTATGCAGCAGCAGGCAAACGCTGTCGGACACGCTGTAAATCGCCAGGTTGAAGTGCAGGGCTACACCGATTTGGCGCTCCAAGGCCGCAAGTTTTCGGGCAATGCCCAACGCCGCAAAGCGAAGGCGATTCTGTTTCATGGCACATTCCTGCTCGACTTCGATTTGAATCAGCTTGATCGATATCTCCGCTTCCCATCGCGGCAGCCGGAATATCGCGCGCACCGGAACCACGCCGATTTTCTGACTTCGCTTCGCGTCGATTCGCGAACACTGATTGCATCGTTGCGTATTATATGGAACGCTTCTGACGAGTTCACGGAACAAATTCCGCAGAGCCGAGTCGCAGAACTTGTGCGGGAGCGTTACTCGCAACGCGAATGGAATCGGCGTTTGTAA
- the odhB gene encoding 2-oxoglutarate dehydrogenase complex dihydrolipoyllysine-residue succinyltransferase: MAIELVVPKVGESITEVEIGDWLKKEGDSVAQDESVVVIDTAKATVELPAPSAGVITKVLKQSGEVAMVGEVIGHMETAGAGASAAPSSNAQPSPEWEKTSQTSASDAGITSELSSANAPTGGLENDLTHNQVTSGIQPAGDDAPGDPSVKATGFVMPAAQAAAAQNGVNAEALAGSGPGGRVLKEDVQRAASAPQATTQTPAPKAVQPAPTQALAPTPGTTPLANASGDEDIVPMSLLRRTIATRLVEAQQNAALLTTFNEIDMGAVMKMRSEHQDLFTKRYGVKLGFMSFFVKAAIDALKQTPALNAEIRGKNIVYKNHYDIGVAIGGGKGLVVPVIRGAERLSFAEIEVAIGEYAGRAKNNTLPPEALEGGTFTITNGGIYGSMMSTPIINPPQSGILGMHAIQERVMAVNGQVEIRPMMYVALTYDHRIVDGREAVTFLKRIKDCIENPARMLIEV, from the coding sequence ATGGCGATTGAACTGGTTGTGCCCAAAGTCGGCGAGAGTATCACGGAAGTTGAAATCGGCGATTGGCTGAAAAAAGAAGGCGACAGCGTCGCGCAGGATGAAAGCGTTGTTGTTATCGATACGGCCAAAGCGACGGTTGAATTACCCGCGCCCAGCGCTGGCGTGATTACCAAGGTGCTCAAGCAAAGCGGCGAAGTTGCGATGGTCGGCGAAGTGATTGGTCACATGGAAACCGCTGGCGCTGGCGCTTCTGCCGCGCCGTCCTCGAACGCACAGCCGTCGCCCGAATGGGAAAAGACGTCGCAAACTTCGGCAAGCGATGCTGGAATTACATCGGAATTATCGTCGGCAAACGCACCAACAGGCGGCCTTGAAAACGACCTCACGCACAACCAGGTAACGAGCGGTATTCAACCAGCCGGTGATGATGCTCCAGGCGATCCTTCGGTTAAAGCCACCGGTTTCGTGATGCCGGCTGCACAGGCAGCCGCCGCGCAAAATGGCGTCAATGCTGAAGCTTTGGCGGGAAGCGGCCCAGGCGGTCGCGTCCTCAAGGAAGACGTGCAGCGCGCGGCGAGTGCGCCCCAGGCGACAACTCAAACGCCTGCACCCAAGGCCGTTCAACCCGCCCCAACTCAAGCTCTTGCCCCTACTCCAGGGACAACTCCGCTGGCGAATGCGTCTGGTGACGAAGATATTGTGCCGATGAGCCTGCTTCGCCGCACAATTGCCACGCGCCTGGTCGAAGCGCAGCAGAATGCGGCCTTGCTTACCACGTTTAACGAAATCGATATGGGCGCTGTGATGAAGATGCGCTCGGAACATCAAGATTTGTTCACCAAGCGTTACGGCGTCAAGCTCGGCTTTATGTCGTTCTTCGTCAAAGCCGCGATTGATGCGCTCAAGCAAACGCCCGCGCTCAACGCCGAGATTCGTGGCAAGAACATCGTTTATAAGAATCATTACGACATTGGCGTGGCGATTGGCGGCGGCAAAGGTTTGGTTGTGCCCGTCATTCGCGGCGCCGAACGGTTGAGCTTTGCCGAAATCGAAGTCGCGATTGGCGAATACGCTGGACGCGCCAAGAATAATACGCTTCCGCCCGAAGCGCTTGAAGGCGGCACGTTTACCATCACCAACGGCGGCATTTACGGTTCGATGATGAGCACGCCGATCATCAACCCGCCACAAAGTGGAATCTTGGGAATGCACGCGATTCAAGAGCGTGTGATGGCCGTCAACGGGCAGGTTGAAATTCGCCCGATGATGTACGTCGCGTTGACTTACGACCACCGCATTGTCGATGGCCGTGAAGCGGTGACATTCCTCAAGCGCATCAAAGATTGCATCGAAAATCCAGCGCGCATGCTGATCGAAGTTTAG
- the miaB gene encoding tRNA (N6-isopentenyl adenosine(37)-C2)-methylthiotransferase MiaB, with protein MKTYYIQTFGCQMNAHDSERMAGMLDGLGLAPTLAPEDADVILMNTCAVRERPEHKLYSELGKLRMLKAEKPDLIIGVAGCMAQREADTIRRRVPDVDILLGPRNLHQLPHLLRATQSGNADGLDLFCDPTPVTPVRRRSAISAYVDVIFGCNFNCTYCAVPSARGREISRRPSEILDEIREISDLGYRELTLLGQTVNAYGHDLGKLDDGTRLDFAWLLEQINEINPKLRVRFTSPHPMYFNQRLVETIAALPSVCEHLHMPLQSGSNSVLRRMQRTYTIEKYRRIVDDVRERMPNVAVTTDLIVGFCGETEEEFSETLHAVRTIGFDQAYMFAYSPRHSTTAFDWADDVPAATKSRRLQELLALINEIARDKNRALVGETMEILVEGVSDKDPTRLSGRARTNKLVMFDGDIAQTPAGSLVDVKTREGKLWGFMGDAVRVVEATPPSRVLMELNVL; from the coding sequence GTGAAAACGTATTACATTCAAACATTCGGCTGTCAGATGAACGCGCACGATAGCGAGCGCATGGCCGGAATGCTCGACGGTCTGGGGCTGGCGCCAACGCTCGCGCCTGAGGACGCCGACGTGATTCTGATGAACACGTGCGCCGTACGCGAACGCCCCGAACATAAGCTGTATTCGGAGCTGGGCAAGCTGCGGATGCTCAAAGCCGAAAAACCCGATTTGATTATCGGCGTCGCGGGCTGCATGGCGCAGCGCGAAGCCGACACCATTCGCCGCCGCGTGCCCGATGTTGATATTTTGCTTGGCCCGCGTAATTTGCACCAACTGCCGCACCTTCTGCGCGCGACGCAAAGCGGCAACGCCGATGGCCTCGATTTATTCTGCGACCCGACGCCGGTCACGCCGGTTCGCCGCCGCTCGGCGATTTCGGCTTACGTTGATGTGATTTTCGGCTGCAATTTCAACTGCACCTATTGCGCGGTTCCGTCGGCGCGTGGACGCGAAATTTCGCGCCGCCCCTCAGAAATCCTCGATGAAATCCGCGAAATTTCCGATCTGGGCTACCGCGAACTGACGCTTTTGGGCCAAACCGTCAACGCTTACGGCCACGATTTGGGCAAGCTCGACGACGGCACGCGACTCGATTTCGCGTGGCTGCTGGAGCAAATCAACGAAATCAATCCGAAGCTGCGCGTGCGTTTCACTTCGCCGCATCCGATGTATTTCAATCAGCGGCTCGTCGAAACCATCGCGGCGCTGCCTTCGGTATGCGAACATTTGCACATGCCGTTGCAAAGCGGCTCCAACAGCGTCTTGCGACGGATGCAGCGCACTTATACCATCGAGAAATACCGTCGCATCGTCGATGATGTGCGCGAACGGATGCCGAACGTCGCGGTTACAACAGACTTAATCGTTGGCTTTTGCGGCGAAACGGAAGAAGAGTTCAGTGAGACGCTTCATGCCGTGCGTACCATCGGATTCGATCAGGCGTATATGTTTGCGTATTCGCCGCGTCATTCGACAACGGCCTTCGATTGGGCCGACGACGTGCCCGCTGCAACTAAAAGCCGACGTTTGCAAGAACTTCTCGCGCTCATCAACGAAATTGCGCGCGATAAAAACCGCGCTCTGGTTGGCGAAACAATGGAAATTCTGGTCGAAGGCGTGTCCGATAAAGACCCGACTCGTTTGTCAGGCCGCGCGCGAACGAATAAGCTGGTGATGTTCGATGGCGACATCGCGCAAACGCCTGCGGGAAGCCTCGTCGATGTGAAGACACGCGAAGGCAAGTTGTGGGGTTTTATGGGCGATGCTGTCCGCGTCGTTGAAGCCACGCCGCCCTCGCGCGTTTTGATGGAACTGAACGTCTTGTAA